A window of Parambassis ranga chromosome 10, fParRan2.1, whole genome shotgun sequence contains these coding sequences:
- the ankhd1 gene encoding ankyrin repeat and KH domain-containing protein 1 isoform X3, whose protein sequence is MQDAVAGTAMLTDGFEDEIDSVTPRSPVAGMGVGATPGGVGLGGIGIGVGGKKVRLYGEPGGPAAERLDFKLAAAAVLSSGPGSGSDEDEVSEVESFILDQEDLDNPIMKTASELLLSSATDGVDLRTVDPETQARLEALLEAAGIGKLSTADGKAFADPEVLRRLTSSVSCALDEAAAALTRMRAENTLNAGQADNRSLAEACSDGDVNAVRKLLDEGRSVNEHTEEGESLLCLACSAGYYELAQVLLAMHANVEDRGIKGDITPLMAAASGGYVDIVKLLLVHGADVNAQSSTGNTALTYACAGGFVDVVKVLLKEGANIEDHNENGHTPLMEAASAGHVEVARVLLEYGAGINTHSNEFKESALTLACYKGHLDMVRFLLEAGADQEHKTDEMHTALMEACMSQDGHVEVARLLLDSGAQVNMPADSFESPLTLAACGGHVELAALLIERGANLEEVNDEGYTPLMEAAREGHEEMVALLLAQGANINAQTEETQETALTLACCGGFLEVADFLIKAGADIELGCSTPLMEAAQEGHLELVKYLLTAGANVHATTATGDTALTYACENGHTDVADVLLQAGANLEHESEGGRTPLMKGARAGHLCTVQFLISKGANVNRATANNDHTVVSLACAGGHLAVVELLLAHGADPTHRLKDGSTMLIEAAKGGHTNVVSYLLDYPNNILSVPAPDLSQLTPPSQDSSQVPRVPFQALAMVVPPQEPDRAPSNIVTPPPVSSKGMSKQRQAALQPGVPTSVGRGPEAEPLPPFHLCQPLECIVEETEGKLNELGQRISAIEKAQLQSLELIQGEPLTKDKIEELKKSREEQVQKKKKILKELQKVERQLQLKTQQQFTKEYMEAKGLKEEQEAGQSQGPGPGPGSTTTAPGQLLAAPGAQVHTGSDTDEEANKDGEQEEQLGEEGDEEDDDDDEEECSEEEADGEEGDYPKLPQVGTILYRHGPQPPQQPPLPPSPQTQAQPPPPPLQAAFVPIQPLPEYNPADYPGSTSPELQRVLVGQQMLGQQQGPGQQLAGLGPGMIPQQAPDGLMVATPAQTLTDTLDDIMAAVSSRVPMLNTTTSPTPLSQPTTQTPANIASPPSVLPLYPSVDIDAHTESNHDTALTLACAGGHEELVSVLIARGANIEHRDKKGFTPLILAATAGHVGVVEVLLDKGGDIEAQSERTKDTPLSLACSGGRQEVVELLLLRGANKEHRNVSDYTPLSLAASGGYVNIIKILLNAGAEINSRTGSKLGISPLMLAAMNGHVPAVKLLLDMGSDINAQIETNRNTALTLACFQGRAEVVSLLLDRKANVEHRAKTGLTPLMEAASGGYAEVGRVLLDKGADVNAPPVPSSRDTALTIAADKGHYKFCELLINRGAHIDVRNKKGNTPLWLAANGGHFDVVQLLVHASADVDAADNRKITPLMAAFRKGHVKVVQYIVKEVNQFPSDIECMRYIATIADKELLKKCHQCMETIVKAKDQQAAEANKNASILLKELDLEKSREESKKQALAAKREKRKEKRKKKKEEQKRKQEEEEGQKTKEEFFEMQEQKEDSAEETEVPIEPPSATTTTTIGISATSTTFTTAFGKKRASVATTPSTNRKNKKNKTKDSVPNEPIILQDPQVALAQHKADKNKIHGEPRGGGGGVAGGNSDSDPLDSTDCASESSSSGGKSQELNYLPDLTSSASSSSSSSSSSCSSSAPSSGAAQSQALLPAPEKRHCPQPQIDGKVDNKVTVSISKPTQKAPDSSDSTSNSLPSPFKTMALPVTSPNNKLSLTSPKRGQKREEGWKEVVRRSKKLSVPASVVSRIMGRGGCNITAIQDVTGAHIDVDKQKDKNGERMITIRGGTESTRYAVQLINALIQDPAKELEDLIPRNHIRAPGSKTTSASFPSTTGATSGSTTGPKVLSSLVTSSGVSFQPSASTSSSSSQAGGKIGKGLSSNVRQPFPVSLPLAYAHPQLALLAAQTMHQIRHPRLPMAQFGGTFSPAASTWGPFPVRPVSPGSANSSPKHNGGTNGTGAQARPNSTHSEHSNTASSGAPVTTTSTTTTSAPNTSAVSPHTPNPTPYNPQPSVPTPSSVRKQLFAPDPKPAGVTPVSVASSGSNAVRGTASPAHHSSTTSTVNAPQQPVGSITQPTVQPAKTEPSAVAPPGKDKTSLPVENQSVSVSDSISSVGFTTPAMALVPKPEPRQQLPPPPSSAPSAEAPPPILNPQPSSHLPSVPPPVLSHNVAHPNNTVPHFSAPAPRVSHRMQPPGPYYSLPEQQQQTQQQQQSVFVPFSGQEPPKQTQNQTSQPTSLPPQAQNQAQSQAPGSLQVSANVGMINGSQIQHVANAGKPQQIPPNFGPAGLFNFSSIFDNNNQVGNSQVWGACRLPARSPPEQSYSAPPAYMSMGQMENMMPPPPPDSSKAPGYRSATQRMVNSPIALTSYATSISGSPVYLHGHTGVGTPSFSRQHFSPHPWSASTSGESPVPPPSTVSSSALSTSAVAPPSQPKPGSSSQQDRKVPPPIGTERLARIRQTGSVNPPLLTTSYTASVGQGGIWSFGVGSASEAMSGWSQPLMSSHMMHPQLQAEQSAFSQHQPMEQDDTGIANPANNYHQPQHLPNSYMDFPKGMPMSMYGGPMLPPHPPMADGPGMYNGLHAGDPAWSPIIKVVPNNADSSDSQQQVWPGTWAPHVGNVHLNHVN, encoded by the exons ATGCAGGATGCAGTAGCCGGGACGGCAATGCTGACGGACGGCTTCGAGGACGAGATTGACTCGGTGACTCCTCGCTCCCCAGTGGCAGGGATGGGGGTAGGAGCGACACCAGGAGGAGTCGGACTAGGGGGCATCGGGATTGGTGTAGGTGGAAAGAAAGTACGTTTGTACGGCGAACCAGGCGGGCCTGCTGCCGAAAGACTGGATTTCAAACTGGCGGCTGCGGCCGTCCTCTCCTCTGGTCCAGGATCCGGCAGCGACGAAGACGAGGTTTCAGAG GTGGAGTCATTCATCTTGGACCAGGAAGACCTTGATAACCCCATCATGAAGACAGCGTCAGAATTGCTTTTGTCCAGCGCCACAGATGGAGTAGATTTGAGGACAGTTGATCCAGAGACACAGGCCCGACTGGAAGCTCTACTGGAAGCTGCAG GCATCGGTAAACTGTCCACTGCCGATGGTAAAGCTTTTGCAGACCCCGAGGTGCTACGCCGACTGACGTCATCAGTGAGTTGTGCCCTGGACGAAGCCGCAGCTGCCCTGACCCGTATGAGAGCTGAAAACACACTCAACGCCGGCCAGGCCGACAA ccgtagcttagCAGAAGCATGCTCAGATGGGGATGTCAATGCTGTGCGGAAGTTGCTGGATGAGGGACGGAGCGTCAatgaacacacagaagaagGGGAGAGCCTACTCTGCCTCGCCTGTTCGGCTGGCTACTATGAACTTGCACAG GTTTTGTTGGCCATGCATGCCAATGTGGAGGACAGGGGTATTAAGGGGGACATAACGCCACTTATGGCTGCTGCCAGTGGAGGATATGTAGACATTGTCAAACTACTTCTGGTCCATGGGGCAGATGTCAATGCACAGTCCTCAACAG GCAACACAGCTCTGACGTACGCATGCGCTGGTGGCTTTGTGGATGTGGTGAAGGTGCTGCTGAAGGAGGGCGCAAACATCGAGGACCACAACGAGAACGGACACACACCTCTTATGGAGGCAGCCAGTGCTGGCCATGTAGAAGTGGCCAGGGTACTTTTGGAGTATGGTGCTGGcatcaacacacactccaatGAGTTCAAGGAGAGCGCTCTCACACTAGCCTGCTACAAAG GTCACTTAGATATGGTGCGTTTTTTGCTGGAGGCTGGAGCAGACCAGGAACATAAAACAGATGAGATGCACACAGCACTAATGGAGGCATGCATG TCCCAGGACGGCCATGTGGAGGTCGCACGGTTGCTGTTGGACAGCGGTGCACAGGTCAACATGCCAGCTGATTCCTTCGAGTCGCCCCTTACCCTTGCAGCTTGCGGAGGACACGTGGAGCTGGCAGCCTTGCTTATAGAGAGAGGAGCCAACTTGGAAGAG GTTAACGATGAGGGCTACACCCCCCTAATGGAGGCAGCCAGAGAAGGCCATGAGGAGATGGTAGCGCTGCTGCTGGCTCAAG GTGCAAACATCAATGCCCAGACAGAGGAGACGCAGGAGACCGCCTTGACTCTAGCATGTTGTGGTGGCTTCTTGGAAGTGGCTGACTTCCTCATTAAAGCAGGGGCTGATATTGAGTTGGGCTGCTCTACTCCTCTAATGGAGGCTGCACAAGAGGGACATCTGGAGTTGGTCAAATACCTACTTACTGCAG GAGCAAATGTTCATGCCACCACAGCAACGGGTGACACAGCATTGACGTATGCGTGTGAGAACGGACACACCGATGTGGCAGATGTGTTGCTGCAGGCTGGAGCCAACTTG GAGCATGAGTCTGAAGGGGGTCGGACGCCTTTGATGAAGGGAGCAAGGGCAGGACATCTCTGTACAGTGCAGTTTCTTATCAGCAAAG GTGCTAATGTGAACAGAGCTACTGCCAATAACGATCATACAGTGGTGTCTCTGGCCTGTGCTGGAGGGCATCTGGCAGTGGTAGAGTTGCTGCTGGCACATGGGGCAGATCCTACACACAGACTCAAG GATGGTTCAACCATGTTGATAGAAGCTGCTAAGGGTGGCCACACCAATGTGGTGTCCTACTTGTTGGACTACCCTAACAACATCCTGTCTGTCCCAGCCCCTGACCTTTCCCAGCTCACTCCCCCATCGCAAGACTCCTCTCAG GTTCCTCGTGTCCCATTCCAAGCTCTCGCTATGGTAGTGCCCCCTCAAGAGCCCGACAGAGCCCCATCAAACATCGTTACACCCCCACCTGTCTCTAGCAAAG GCATGTCCAAGCAGAGACAGGCAGCCCTTCAACCCGGTGTCCCCACCTCAGTTGGCCGGGGGCCTGAAGCAGAGCCTCTGCCACCCTTCCACTTGTGCCAGCCTCTAGAATGCAttgtggaggagacagaggggaagCTGAATGAGCTGGGCCAGAGAATAAGCGCAATTGAGAAAGCCCAGCTACAGTCGCTTGAGCTCATTCAGGGGGAGCCACTCACCAAAGACAAGAttgaggagctgaagaagagcagagaggagcag gtgcagaagaagaagaaaatcttGAAGGAGTTGCAGAAGGTGGAGCGCCAGCTtcaactgaaaacacagcaacagTTCACCAAAGAGTACATGGAGGCAAAGGGCTTAaaggaagagcaggaggcagGACAGAGCCAGGGTCCAGGTCCGGGGCCTGGAAGTACGACAACTGCTCCAGGGCAACTTCTTGCCGCACCAGGTGCCCAGGTACACACAGGTTCTGACACGGACGAGGAGGCGAACAAAGATGGGGAGCAAGAAGAACAGCTGGGAGAGGAAGGAGACGAA GAGGACGATGATGACGATGAAGAGGAGTGTTctgaggaagaggcagatggAGAAGAGGGTGATTACCCCAAGCTTCCTCAGGTGGGCACAATCCTCTACAGGCATGGCCCACAGCCACCACAGCAGCCTCCTTTGCCCCCTTCGCCACAGACTCAGgcccagcctcctcctccacctcttcagGCTGCCTTCGTCCCTATTCAGCCACTACCGGAGTACAACCCTGCAGATTATCCGGGAAGTACTAGCCCAGAGCTGCAGAGGGTACTGGTGGGGCAGCAGATGTTGGGCCAGCAACAGGGTCCGGGTCAGCAACTGGCTGGGTTAGGCCCAGGAATGATACCTCAACAGGCTCCCGATGGGCTCATGGTAGCTACACCTGCACAGacgctcacagacacactggatGACATCATGGCAG ctgTGAGCAGCCGTGTACCCATGCTGAACACTACAACTTCACCCACACCCCTGTCCCAGCCGACCACACAGACGCCAGCAAACATCGCCTCTCCACCTTCGGTCCTGCCCCTCTACCCCTCTGTTGACATCGATGCACAT ACGGAGAGTAACCATGACACAGCACTAACGCTGGCATGTGCAGGAGGACATGAAGAGCTTGTGTCTGTCCTGATTGCACGGGGAGCCAACATTGAGCACCGGGATAAAAAAG GTTTTACTCCGCTTATCCTGGCTGCCACGGCTGGTCACGTTGGAGTGGTCGAGGTACTCCTGGACAAAGGGGGTGACATTGAGGCTCAATCAGAGAGAACCAAAGACACACCCCTTTCCCTGGCTTGCTCTGGGGGACGCCAGGAG GTTGTTgagttgctgctgctgcggggAGCCAATAAGGAACATCGCAATGTTTCCGACTACACACCACTTAGCTTGGCTGCTTCTGGGGGTTACGTCAACATCATTAAGATTCTTCTCAATGCTGGGGCTGAAATTAACTCCAG GACTGGCAGTAAGCTGGGAATCTCTCCTCTCATGCTGGCGGCTATGAATGGTCATGTGCCGGCAGTGAAGCTTTTGTTAGATATGGGCTCTGACATCAACGCTCAGATTGAAaccaacagaaacacagctcTTACCCTAGCCTGCTTTCAGGGACGGGCTGAGGTTGTTAGTTTGCTGCTAGATCGCAAGGCTAATGTAGAGCATCGTGCTAAG ACTGGTCTTACTCCTCTGATGGAGGCAGCCTCTGGAGGTTATGCAGAGGTGGGTCGAGTGCTGCTGGACAAAGGTGCTGATGTCaatgctcctcctgttccttcaTCCCGAGACACTGCCCTCACCATTGCTGCCGACAAGGGCCACTACAAGTTTTGTGAGCTGCTTATCAACAG GGGTGCTCATATTGATGTACGAAACAAGAAAGGGAACACTCCCCTTTGGCTCGCAGCAAATGGTGGTCATTTTGATGTGGTCCAGCTCCTGGTTCATGCCAGTGCAGATGTGGATGCAGCCGACAACCGCAAGATTACCCCACTCATGGCTGCCTTTCGCAAG GGTCATGTCAAAGTGGTGCAGTATATCGTGAAGGAGGTCAACCAGTTCCCATCAGATATCGAATGCATGAGATATATCGCCACCATTGCTGACAAG GAACTGTTGAAGAAGTGTCACCAGTGCATGGAGACCATTGTCAAAGCTAAAGACCAACAGGCAGCTGAGGCCAACAAGAACGCTAGTATTCTGCTCAAGGAGTTAGACTTGGAGAAG TCCCGGGAGGAGAGTAAGAAGCAGGCCTTAGCTGCCAAGcgggagaagaggaaggagaaacgcaagaagaagaaggaggaacagaagaggaagcaggaggaagaggaggggcagAAAACCAAGGAGGAGTTCTTTGAGATGCAGGAGCAGAAAGAGGATTCAGCTGAAG AAACAGAAGTTCCTATTGAACCACCAAGtgcaaccaccaccaccaccattggAATTTCTGCTACGTCCACCACTTTCACTACAGCTTTTGGTAAGAAGCGAGCGAGCGTGGCCACTACCCCGAGCACCAATCGTaagaacaaaaagaacaaaaccAAGGATTCCGTGCCCAATGAACCAATCATATTACAGGATCCGCAG GTTGCACTAGCACAGCATAAGGCTGACAAGAACAAGATCCATGGTGAGCCacggggtgggggtgggggagtgGCTGGTGGCAACAGCGATTCTGACCCCTTGGACAGCACGGACTGTGccagtgagagcagcagcagtgggggCAAGAGTCAGGAGCTCAATTACCTTCCTGACCTcacctcctcagcctcctcctcgtcctcctcttcttcttcctcctgctcttcttcaGCCCCCTCCTCAGGAGCAGCCCAGTCTCAGGCCCTCCTGCCCGCCCCAGAGAAGAGACACTGTCCACAGCCACAGATCGATGGCAAAGTGGACAATAAAGTCACAGTCTCCATCTCAAAACCAACGCAAAA AGCTCCAGATTCAAGTGACTCCACCTCAAACTCCTTGCCGTCTCCATTCAAGACCATGGCTCTTCCTGTCACTTCACCCAACAATAAGCTCAGTCTCACAAGTCCAAAGAGAGGCCAGAAGAGGGAAGAAGGTTGGAAGGAGGTCGTCAGAAG ATCAAAGAAGCTGTCTGTGCCAGCTTCTGTTGTGTCTCGGATCATGGGTCGAGGAGGTTGCAACATCACAGCCATCCAGGACGTGACAGGAGCTCATATTGATGTGGACAAACAGAAGGACAAAAATGGAGAGAGAATGATCACCATAAG agGTGGCACAGAGTCTACAAGGTATGCAGTTCAGCTCATCAATGCTCTAATCCAAGACCCAGCCAAAGAGCTTGAGGATCTGATTCCTCGGAATCACATCAGAGCCCCAGGCTCTAAAACAACCTCGGCCTCCTTTCCCAGTACGACAGGGGCCACCAGTGGTTCAACCACTGGGCCAAAGGTTCTGAGTTCATTGGTCACTTCTTCAGGCGTCTCGTTCCAACCCTCTGCATccacatcttcatcctcctctcagGCTGGGGGAAAGATTGGGAAGGGGCTGTCATCAAACGTCAGACAGCCATTCCCAGTGTCTCTGCCCCTGGCGTACGCCCACCCTCAGCTGGCTCTACTAGCAGCACAGACCATGCACCAAATCCGACACCCGCGTCTACCAATGGCACAGTTTGGTGGCACCTTCTCTCCAGCTGCCAGCACCTGGGGTCCCTTTCCAGTGCGTCCTGTGAGTCCTGGCAGTGCTAACAGTTCCCCAAAACACAATGGAGGAACAAACGGCACTGGGGCACAGGCCAGACCCAACTCAACCCATAGTGAGCACAGCAACACTGCCAGTTCAGGCGCTCCTGTCACGACCACCAGTACCACAACCACCAGTGCCCCTAATACGTCTGCAGTCTCACCTCATACTCCTAATCCTACTCCATATAATCCCCAGCCAAGCGTTCCCACTCCTTCGTCCGTCAGAAAACAGCTGTTTGCTCCGGACCCTAAGCCTGCTGGTGTCACccctgtgtctgttgcttctaGTGGCAGCAATGCAGTTCGAGGCACAGCTTCTCCTGCACATCACAGTTCCACTACATCTACAGTCAATGCCCCTCAGCAGCCGGTTGGATCCATTACACAGCCTACCGTCCAGCCTGCTAAAACAGAGCCCAGTGCCGTTGCACCTCCTGGAAAAGACAAGacctctctgcctgtagagaACCAGTCTGTTTCTGTCAGTGACAGCATCAGTTCTGTGGGTTTCACTACCCCTGCCATGGCTTTGGTTCCCAAGCCTGAGCCCCGACAGCAgttacctcctcctccctcctctgcaccatCCGCAGAGGCTCCACCACCAATTCTCAACCCACAGCCCAGCTCCCACCTCCCCTCAGTACCTCCGCCTGTTCTCTCACACAATGTTGCACATCCCAACAACACTGTACCCCACTTCTCAGCCCCTGCACCCAGAGTCTCCCATCGTATGCAGCCACCAGGGCCTTACTATTCCCTTCCTGAGCAGCAACAGCAGAcgcaacagcaacagcagtctGTGTTTGTACCCTTCAGTGGTCAAGAACCCCCAAAACAAACCCAAAACCAGACTTCCCAACCAACAAGTTTGCCTCCTCAAGCCCAGAACCAAGCTCAATCCCAGGCTCCAGGCTCCCTTCAGGTCTCTGCTAATGTGGGTATGATTAACGGTTCCCAGATACAGCATGTCGCAAATGCAGGCAAGCCTCAGCAGATACCCCCCAACTTCGGTCCTGCAGGTCTCTTCAATTTCAGCAGCATCTTTGATAACAACAACCAG GTGGGAAACAGTCAGGTGTGGGGTGCATGCCGTTTGCCTGCTAGATCACCTCCAGAGCAGTCATACTCGGCCCCTCCAGCCTATATGAGCATGGGCCAGATGGAGAATATGATGCCTCCACCTCCCCCAGACAGCTCCAAAGCCCCTGGCTACCGATCTGCCACCCAGAGGATGGTCAACAGCCCCATTG CGCTAACCAGCTATGCGACCAGTATTTCTGGCAGCCCTGTGTATCTGCATGGTCATACAGGAGTTGGCACGCCCTCATTCAGCAGACAGCACTTTTCTCCTCATCCATGGAGTGCATCTACATCAG GCGAatctcctgttcctcctccttccacgGTGTCATCCTCTGCCCTTTCCACCTCTGCTGTAGCTCCACCTTCCCAGCCTAAACCAGGCAGTTCCTCGCAGCAGGACCGGAAGGTACCCCCACCCATCGGCACAGAGCGGTTGGCCAGGATTAGGCAGACGGGGTCGGTTAACCCACCTTTGCTCACAACCAGCTACACGGCATCTGTGGGACAGGGAGGCATTTGGTCATTTGGGGTTGGCAGTGCCTCGG AGGCCATGTCTGGTTGGTCCCAGCCCTTGATGAGCAGCCACATGATGCACccacagctgcaggcagagcagtcAGCCTTCTCTCAGCACCAGCCCATGGAGCAGGATGACACAGGCATTGCAAACCCTGCTAACAACTACCACCAGCCTCAGCATTTGCCCAACAGTTACATGGATTTCCCCAAG GGGATGCCTATGTCAATGTATGGAGGACCCATGCTGCCCCCTCATCCTCCCATGGCAGATGGACCAGGGATGTACAATGGTTTGCACGCTGGTGACCCCGCATGGAGCCCTATCATCAAAGTGGTCCCAAACAATGCAGATAGCTCTGATTCCCAACAGCAG GTGTGGCCTGGTACCTGGGCACCTCATGTGGGCAATGTGCACCTCAACCATGTCAACTAG